One part of the Thermococcus litoralis DSM 5473 genome encodes these proteins:
- a CDS encoding sugar phosphate nucleotidyltransferase: MKVLIMAGGYATRLWPITKGKPKPLLPVGNRYIIDYILEKTKELGLEVYVSTNKFFERHFKKWAEENNVELIVEETLSEEEKLGTIGAIRYAISKLGLDDYLIVAGDNLFSFSLDEFLKRYNGKPLIAVYDVGDFELAKRYGVVVLEGDRVVDFQEKPLQPKSTLISTGVYALPKEIIGMVDEYLKDGNRDSPGYFIEWLLRKGVEVYAYKFDDYWYDIGSADSYLEAMKTLLKESQIEEIQISPYSKIIPPVVIKRGAKILGRSIVGPYTYIGENCIIENSDVSDSIVFDNTIIRSSTIWRSIIDEKCEIRNLELKKSLVGGHAKIQRGD, from the coding sequence ATGAAGGTTCTAATCATGGCCGGCGGGTATGCAACAAGGTTGTGGCCGATAACAAAGGGGAAGCCCAAACCTCTCTTACCTGTTGGGAATAGGTATATCATTGATTACATTCTTGAGAAAACCAAGGAACTTGGTTTAGAGGTTTACGTGTCAACAAACAAGTTCTTTGAGAGGCACTTCAAGAAGTGGGCGGAAGAAAACAACGTCGAGCTCATCGTCGAGGAAACACTTAGTGAAGAGGAAAAGCTGGGGACCATTGGGGCAATTAGATACGCTATCTCTAAACTCGGCCTCGATGATTACCTAATAGTTGCCGGTGATAACCTCTTCTCCTTCTCCCTAGATGAGTTTTTGAAGCGCTATAATGGAAAGCCGCTCATAGCCGTTTACGACGTTGGTGACTTCGAGCTTGCAAAAAGGTACGGAGTTGTTGTTCTTGAAGGAGATAGGGTGGTTGATTTCCAAGAGAAACCTCTGCAACCAAAGTCGACCCTGATAAGCACTGGTGTCTATGCACTCCCGAAGGAGATCATTGGGATGGTTGATGAATACCTTAAAGATGGCAACAGAGATTCTCCGGGTTATTTCATAGAGTGGCTGCTTAGGAAAGGGGTTGAGGTCTACGCTTACAAGTTCGATGACTACTGGTATGACATAGGCTCCGCGGACAGCTATCTTGAGGCAATGAAGACGCTTTTGAAGGAGAGCCAGATTGAGGAGATTCAAATAAGCCCCTATTCAAAGATCATTCCTCCGGTGGTCATAAAGAGGGGTGCAAAGATTTTGGGCAGGTCGATAGTTGGGCCCTACACTTACATAGGCGAGAACTGCATCATAGAGAACTCAGATGTGAGCGACTCGATAGTCTTTGACAACACTATTATAAGGAGCTCCACGATATGGCGTTCCATAATCGATGAGAAGTGCGAGATAAGAAACCTCGAGCTCAAGAAAAGTTTGGTTGGTGGACATGCAAAAATACAGAGAGGGGATTAG
- a CDS encoding HemK2/MTQ2 family protein methyltransferase: MIYRGLKIKLHPQVYEPAEDTFLLAENLKVKEGDVALDVGTGTGIIALLMAKKAKFVLGVDINPIAVELAKENARLNGITNVEFRQSDLFENVEGEFDIITFNAPYLPGEPEEPIDLALVGGESGREVLDRFLEEFPNYLKENGVVQIVQSSITGIEETLKKLESKGFIAEITAKERYFFEDIVVITARRA, encoded by the coding sequence ATGATTTATCGCGGTCTCAAAATTAAGCTCCATCCTCAGGTTTATGAGCCCGCTGAGGACACTTTTTTGCTAGCTGAGAATCTGAAGGTTAAAGAAGGGGACGTTGCCCTTGATGTAGGCACTGGAACCGGGATAATAGCCCTTTTAATGGCCAAAAAAGCCAAGTTCGTTCTTGGAGTGGATATCAATCCAATTGCAGTTGAACTTGCAAAGGAAAACGCAAGGCTAAACGGTATAACCAATGTCGAGTTCCGGCAGAGCGACCTTTTTGAAAACGTTGAAGGGGAGTTTGACATAATAACATTCAACGCCCCATATCTCCCGGGCGAGCCGGAAGAACCTATAGATCTTGCCTTGGTTGGAGGAGAGAGCGGGAGAGAAGTCCTTGACAGGTTTCTTGAGGAGTTTCCTAATTATCTCAAAGAAAATGGAGTCGTTCAGATAGTTCAGTCTTCAATAACCGGCATAGAGGAGACCCTAAAAAAGCTTGAATCCAAGGGCTTCATTGCAGAAATAACGGCTAAGGAGAGATATTTCTTTGAGGATATTGTGGTTATCACGGCTAGGCGAGCCTGA
- the spt4 gene encoding transcription elongation factor subunit Spt4: protein MTEKACRHCHYITNEDRCPVCGSRDLSDEWFDLVIILDPENSKIAQRLGVKVPGKYAIRVR from the coding sequence ATGACCGAAAAGGCCTGCAGGCACTGTCACTACATAACTAACGAAGATCGATGTCCCGTTTGCGGAAGTAGGGATTTGAGTGATGAATGGTTTGACCTCGTCATAATCCTTGATCCCGAAAATTCCAAAATAGCTCAAAGGCTCGGAGTGAAGGTTCCAGGGAAATACGCCATAAGGGTCAGGTAG
- a CDS encoding 30S ribosomal protein S24e: MEIRVIETKENKLLGRKEIYFEIIHEGEPTPSRKDVKGKLVAMLDLNPETTVIQYIRSYFGSRVSKGYAKAYESKERMLYIEPEYILRRDGIIQEGEGE, translated from the coding sequence ATGGAGATTAGGGTTATCGAGACTAAAGAAAACAAGCTCCTCGGAAGAAAGGAAATATACTTCGAGATCATCCACGAAGGTGAGCCAACTCCTTCAAGGAAAGATGTTAAAGGAAAGCTCGTTGCAATGCTCGACCTAAACCCAGAAACAACGGTTATTCAGTACATAAGAAGCTACTTCGGAAGTAGAGTCAGCAAGGGCTATGCTAAGGCTTATGAAAGCAAGGAGAGGATGCTTTACATAGAGCCCGAGTACATCCTGAGGAGAGATGGGATAATACAAGAAGGAGAAGGGGAGTGA
- the twy1 gene encoding 4-demethylwyosine synthase TYW1: MDVKPNMPEEIANLFKKQHYALIGHHSSVKLCHWLKESIKHDRFCYKQKFYGIQSHRCLQMTPVTAWCTHNCIFCWRPMEGFLGVELPQPWDEPSYIVEKSIEAQRKLLSGYWGIKDQINVKKLEEAMEPKHAAISLSGEPMLYPMIGDLVEEFHRRGFTTFIVTNGTEPEVLEKMIKENKLPTQLYVSLTAPDEETYQRVNVPMIPDGWERINRTLELMRDLPIRTVIRLTLVKGENMHNPEGYAKLIMKAKPMFLEAKAYMFVGFSRNRLTINNMPSHGDIKAFAEELVKYLPGYHIEDEYPPSRVVLIMRDDISKKDRFIKH; encoded by the coding sequence ATGGATGTAAAACCAAACATGCCTGAAGAGATTGCAAATCTTTTTAAAAAGCAACATTACGCTCTCATAGGTCATCACAGTTCGGTTAAGCTCTGTCATTGGTTAAAGGAGAGTATAAAACATGATCGCTTTTGCTACAAGCAGAAGTTTTATGGAATTCAATCCCACCGCTGTCTGCAGATGACTCCGGTAACGGCATGGTGCACGCACAACTGCATCTTCTGCTGGCGCCCAATGGAAGGCTTTCTGGGAGTTGAGCTTCCACAGCCTTGGGATGAGCCAAGTTACATAGTTGAGAAGAGCATTGAAGCTCAAAGAAAACTTTTAAGCGGCTACTGGGGAATAAAAGACCAAATAAACGTCAAAAAGCTTGAAGAGGCCATGGAGCCCAAACATGCAGCAATAAGCCTATCCGGTGAGCCCATGCTTTACCCAATGATAGGAGACCTCGTCGAGGAGTTTCACAGAAGAGGGTTCACTACCTTCATAGTTACCAACGGCACGGAGCCAGAGGTTTTGGAGAAGATGATAAAGGAGAATAAACTCCCTACACAGCTCTACGTCTCTTTAACGGCTCCAGATGAAGAAACCTACCAGAGGGTAAACGTGCCAATGATTCCAGATGGATGGGAGAGGATAAACAGAACGCTTGAGCTTATGCGCGATCTTCCAATAAGGACGGTCATAAGGCTTACCCTTGTTAAGGGCGAAAACATGCACAATCCAGAGGGCTATGCAAAGCTCATAATGAAAGCTAAGCCAATGTTCCTCGAAGCTAAGGCTTACATGTTCGTGGGCTTCTCAAGGAACAGGTTAACGATCAACAACATGCCAAGCCATGGGGACATAAAGGCATTTGCCGAGGAACTTGTGAAATACCTCCCCGGATACCACATAGAAGATGAGTACCCCCCAAGCAGGGTTGTTTTGATAATGAGGGATGACATCAGCAAAAAGGATCGCTTTATAAAACACTAG
- a CDS encoding GTP-dependent dephospho-CoA kinase, with amino-acid sequence MSREFYFKLTEDLRKELKNPIGRLIKGEMPQPYLISRRELENAPYLVTVGDVVTENVLRLGIKPSIAIYDHKTKRREYEPDIELGAVVLTTKNPPGTITKALLNAIKKSFELAKRGRRVYIKVNGEEDLAAIPAVLYAPEGTLVVYGQPDEGIVLIKVTPECKRRCAQLLRKMEVVYDGD; translated from the coding sequence ATGTCCCGGGAATTTTACTTTAAACTCACAGAAGATCTCAGGAAGGAGCTTAAAAACCCTATAGGTAGGTTAATCAAGGGAGAAATGCCGCAGCCTTACTTAATCTCCCGGAGAGAACTTGAGAATGCACCTTATTTAGTTACAGTTGGAGATGTGGTTACTGAAAATGTCCTCAGGCTCGGTATAAAGCCCTCTATCGCTATCTACGATCACAAAACTAAGAGAAGAGAATATGAACCCGACATTGAGCTTGGAGCGGTTGTGCTAACTACAAAAAATCCGCCTGGAACAATAACGAAAGCTTTATTAAATGCTATCAAAAAGTCCTTTGAACTTGCCAAAAGGGGAAGAAGGGTCTACATAAAGGTAAACGGTGAGGAGGATTTAGCCGCCATTCCGGCCGTCCTCTATGCCCCTGAGGGGACGTTGGTGGTTTACGGGCAGCCGGATGAGGGGATAGTACTTATAAAGGTCACACCCGAATGTAAGCGCAGATGCGCTCAACTGCTTAGAAAAATGGAGGTGGTTTACGATGGAGATTAG
- a CDS encoding NAD-dependent epimerase/dehydratase family protein has product MKVLVTGGAGFIGSHLVDKLMEEGHEVRVLDDLSAGDLKNIEQWLGHERFEFIKGDMRDVEVVREAVKGVETVFHLAANPEVRIGAQSPELLYETNVLITYNLLEAMRNENVRLLAFTSSSTVYGEAKKIPTPEDYGPMEPISVYGGAKLAAEALISGYAHTFDMKAIVFRLANIIGKRSNHGVIYDFINKLKKNPKGLEILGDGTQRKSYLHVSDTVEAMLHLFNEFLKEDKTYDVYNVGSEDWITVKEIAEIVSREMGLNPEFYFTGGVDGGRGWKGDVKVMLLSIEKAKARGWKPKMNSREAVEKTVRELLGKE; this is encoded by the coding sequence ATGAAAGTTCTCGTAACTGGTGGTGCTGGGTTCATAGGCTCTCATCTGGTTGATAAGCTCATGGAAGAGGGGCATGAGGTTAGAGTCCTCGACGACTTAAGCGCTGGGGATTTGAAGAACATCGAGCAGTGGCTTGGTCATGAAAGGTTTGAGTTCATCAAGGGCGACATGCGAGACGTAGAGGTCGTAAGAGAAGCCGTGAAAGGAGTTGAGACAGTCTTCCACCTTGCTGCAAACCCTGAGGTGAGGATAGGAGCCCAAAGTCCAGAGCTCCTCTATGAGACCAATGTCTTAATCACATACAACCTCCTCGAGGCGATGAGAAATGAAAATGTTAGACTTCTCGCTTTTACCTCATCGTCAACGGTTTACGGGGAGGCCAAAAAGATTCCAACGCCAGAGGATTATGGCCCGATGGAACCGATAAGCGTTTACGGTGGGGCTAAGCTAGCTGCTGAAGCCCTGATTTCTGGCTATGCTCACACTTTTGACATGAAGGCTATAGTTTTTAGGCTTGCCAACATAATTGGAAAGCGCTCAAACCACGGGGTCATCTATGACTTCATAAACAAGCTCAAGAAGAACCCGAAGGGGCTGGAAATCCTTGGAGATGGGACGCAGAGGAAGAGCTACCTCCACGTGAGCGACACCGTCGAGGCGATGCTGCACCTCTTCAATGAATTCCTCAAGGAAGATAAAACTTACGACGTCTACAACGTTGGAAGTGAGGACTGGATTACCGTGAAGGAAATAGCGGAGATTGTGAGCAGGGAGATGGGATTAAACCCAGAGTTCTACTTTACTGGTGGCGTCGATGGTGGGAGAGGATGGAAGGGCGATGTTAAGGTAATGCTCCTGAGCATTGAGAAAGCAAAAGCTAGGGGCTGGAAGCCAAAGATGAACAGCAGAGAGGCCGTTGAAAAGACTGTAAGGGAGCTTTTGGGAAAGGAATAA
- a CDS encoding inorganic diphosphatase, producing the protein MNPFHDLEPGPEVPEVVYALIEIPKGSRNKYELDKKTGLIKLDRVLYSPFHYPVDYGIIPQTWYDDDDPFDIMVIMREPTYPGVLIEARPIGLFKMIDSGDKDYKVLAVPVEDPYFNDWKDISDVPKAFLDEIAHFFQRYKELQGKEIIVEGWENAEKAKQEILRAIELYKEKFKK; encoded by the coding sequence ATGAATCCATTCCACGATTTAGAGCCTGGACCGGAAGTACCGGAAGTTGTTTACGCCTTAATAGAGATTCCAAAGGGGAGCAGAAACAAGTATGAGCTTGACAAAAAGACCGGCCTTATAAAGCTCGATAGAGTTCTTTACAGCCCATTCCACTACCCGGTCGACTATGGAATCATCCCACAAACATGGTACGATGATGACGACCCGTTTGACATCATGGTCATAATGAGGGAGCCAACATATCCGGGAGTTCTTATTGAGGCAAGACCAATAGGCCTCTTCAAGATGATAGACAGCGGCGACAAGGACTACAAGGTATTGGCAGTTCCAGTGGAAGATCCCTACTTTAATGACTGGAAGGACATAAGCGACGTTCCGAAGGCTTTCCTTGACGAGATTGCGCACTTCTTCCAGAGATACAAAGAGCTCCAAGGTAAGGAAATCATTGTTGAGGGCTGGGAAAACGCAGAGAAGGCAAAGCAAGAAATACTTAGGGCAATAGAACTTTACAAGGAGAAATTCAAGAAGTGA
- a CDS encoding DNA-directed RNA polymerase, producing MYKLIQVKDVVRIPPKMFTMDPKEAAKIVLREAYEGIYDKDEGVILAILDVHEISEGVIIHGDGATYHEAVFDVLVWKPEMHEVVEGEVIDVVPYGAFIRIGPMDGLVHISQLMDDYVVFDEKNAQFVGKEKGYILKLGDAVRARIIAVSEKSKIIRENKIGLTMRQPGLGKFDWIQKEKRKAQSGE from the coding sequence ATGTACAAGCTCATTCAGGTCAAAGACGTTGTGAGAATCCCTCCGAAAATGTTCACAATGGATCCAAAAGAAGCCGCTAAGATAGTTCTGCGAGAGGCTTATGAGGGGATTTATGATAAAGATGAGGGTGTTATTTTGGCAATTCTTGACGTTCACGAAATTAGCGAGGGAGTAATAATCCATGGAGATGGTGCTACGTATCATGAGGCCGTCTTTGACGTCCTTGTGTGGAAGCCCGAGATGCACGAGGTTGTTGAGGGAGAGGTTATTGATGTTGTTCCCTACGGTGCTTTCATAAGGATCGGCCCTATGGATGGTTTGGTTCACATATCCCAGCTTATGGATGATTACGTTGTCTTTGACGAGAAGAATGCTCAATTCGTTGGAAAGGAGAAGGGCTACATCCTGAAGCTTGGCGATGCTGTAAGGGCTAGGATAATAGCCGTCAGCGAGAAGAGCAAGATAATCAGAGAGAACAAGATAGGCCTTACCATGAGACAGCCCGGATTAGGAAAGTTCGATTGGATACAAAAAGAGAAGAGAAAAGCCCAAAGTGGTGAGTGA
- a CDS encoding prenyltransferase/squalene oxidase repeat-containing protein: MKRVVPVLLVVMMILPYAGAVPILDSSVRFLLQGEEYAETTEEMSLSLLALTMSYGMASNLSIDNITSIAYSLLYRQNEDGGWGYYEGSTSNVVDTSYAIIALKSAISLYERGTSPYRDISNAVTSGIRFLLNSYSVNGWGYVPNTLPEFYPTVMAIWALGENGYSAENENIKNAVEFLENVEKTELREGKALALRILAYKSVGYKIDSSLIEKAWELVNSKDITIEEKALLTYALLNYEGLSFKTAVLLAELENLKDEDSFVYWANKPEGLVERDVITTSALATLDIGYAELGLPPALASFSRELCSVILSSQNPDGGWSYLEGYPSNEIATYYVLSNIEYCFSREGVDKALEWAREKLSVNKKEVLRKRELSPRYVYNILLLARFNMLDGNEKKENIEIIKSLKLKDGLWGNVLGPQPKDTALAVKALLALGVPPSDQDIQEAKRWLLSISEGGWGTYVQTEYYPYMITPEVETTLEVLEALLPISSKDELQRNIEWLIDQRGTDGRWANVKELHIYNVLIYEGEPRTDLTARAIALLSSLGYNYRDEFISWVMDHRNEITSRGNLVEIPLILNVLYTPTYGIDIWWVNRVLEKEDFKVVYTSGKYYTASFVRNALEKHLNRTLPLSEFEGFKNSNYVIIGGLDDFNISEYNPAVSMEVENSKLIVNGHYYPLKDSGVIVAGKHEQNYMLFVLYNGSSRVVREIFDLGMFKYFKGPAVVAWYRYDTPWTPELMGEFVR; the protein is encoded by the coding sequence ATGAAGAGAGTTGTTCCTGTCTTGCTTGTTGTGATGATGATACTTCCTTATGCCGGGGCAGTGCCTATTTTAGACTCATCAGTTAGATTCCTTCTTCAAGGGGAAGAATATGCAGAGACTACAGAAGAAATGAGCTTGTCTTTACTTGCTTTGACTATGAGCTATGGAATGGCCAGTAATTTGTCCATTGACAATATCACTTCCATAGCATATTCTTTGCTTTACAGACAAAATGAAGACGGAGGATGGGGATATTATGAAGGGAGCACAAGCAATGTTGTGGATACGTCCTATGCTATTATAGCGTTAAAATCGGCAATTTCATTGTACGAAAGAGGGACTTCCCCATATAGGGACATCTCTAATGCTGTTACCTCTGGAATAAGATTCTTGCTGAATTCTTACAGTGTGAATGGATGGGGATACGTTCCAAACACACTACCTGAGTTTTATCCAACAGTTATGGCTATCTGGGCACTTGGTGAGAATGGATACTCCGCAGAAAATGAGAACATAAAAAATGCAGTTGAATTCTTAGAAAATGTCGAAAAGACTGAACTGAGAGAGGGAAAAGCTCTGGCTTTAAGAATCCTGGCATATAAAAGTGTCGGTTATAAAATAGACTCCTCATTAATAGAAAAAGCATGGGAGCTCGTCAACTCCAAGGATATCACTATAGAAGAAAAAGCTCTACTTACATATGCTCTGCTGAACTATGAAGGGTTGAGTTTTAAAACTGCGGTTCTTCTTGCCGAACTTGAGAATCTAAAGGATGAAGATAGTTTTGTTTATTGGGCAAATAAACCTGAGGGATTAGTCGAAAGAGACGTTATAACAACTTCAGCTCTGGCAACATTAGATATTGGATATGCAGAACTGGGTCTGCCTCCAGCATTAGCGAGTTTTTCTAGAGAGTTATGCTCCGTTATACTTTCATCTCAAAATCCAGATGGAGGATGGAGTTATCTTGAGGGATACCCCTCAAACGAGATTGCAACGTATTATGTTCTTTCAAACATTGAGTACTGTTTCTCTCGTGAAGGAGTAGACAAAGCTCTGGAATGGGCGAGAGAAAAATTATCAGTAAACAAAAAAGAAGTTCTAAGGAAAAGAGAGCTTTCTCCAAGGTACGTGTATAATATTTTGCTCTTGGCTAGGTTCAATATGCTTGACGGAAACGAGAAAAAGGAAAATATAGAGATTATAAAAAGCCTAAAGCTTAAGGATGGGTTATGGGGAAATGTTCTAGGCCCACAGCCCAAAGATACGGCATTGGCAGTAAAGGCTCTCTTAGCTCTAGGCGTGCCTCCTAGTGACCAAGACATTCAAGAAGCCAAAAGATGGTTGCTTTCAATCTCGGAAGGCGGGTGGGGGACTTATGTCCAAACAGAATACTACCCGTACATGATTACTCCAGAAGTAGAAACCACTCTTGAAGTTCTTGAAGCATTACTCCCCATTTCCAGCAAAGATGAGTTGCAACGTAACATAGAGTGGTTAATAGACCAAAGGGGAACTGATGGAAGGTGGGCTAATGTAAAGGAATTACATATCTATAATGTCTTGATATACGAAGGGGAACCTAGAACAGATTTAACTGCTAGGGCAATTGCTCTTCTGAGTTCTCTTGGCTACAACTATCGTGATGAGTTCATCAGTTGGGTCATGGATCACAGAAATGAAATAACAAGCAGAGGAAACTTGGTTGAAATTCCACTTATATTGAATGTTCTCTACACCCCAACGTATGGGATAGACATCTGGTGGGTTAACAGAGTTTTGGAAAAAGAAGACTTTAAAGTTGTTTACACCTCCGGAAAGTACTACACCGCTAGCTTTGTCCGGAACGCACTAGAAAAACACCTTAATAGAACACTTCCACTGTCAGAGTTTGAGGGATTTAAGAACTCAAACTATGTAATTATAGGAGGTTTAGATGATTTTAACATAAGTGAATATAATCCAGCAGTCTCAATGGAAGTAGAGAATTCCAAACTAATTGTAAACGGGCATTATTATCCTCTTAAAGATTCAGGGGTAATCGTTGCTGGAAAACATGAACAAAATTACATGCTCTTTGTTCTTTACAATGGAAGCTCTAGAGTGGTTAGGGAGATATTTGATTTAGGTATGTTCAAGTATTTCAAAGGGCCTGCTGTTGTTGCATGGTACCGGTACGATACTCCTTGGACTCCAGAATTAATGGGAGAATTCGTGAGGTGA
- a CDS encoding stage II sporulation protein M — MILNDVTTFLLLILPYGIFEIPALIIAGAAGFKIPYELLRFALGKKEEIITEEDTKEFFKLVGISIALIFIAAVIEAEITLKLAVHMA, encoded by the coding sequence TTGATTCTAAACGATGTTACAACTTTCCTCCTTCTAATTCTCCCCTACGGCATCTTTGAGATTCCAGCGTTGATCATTGCCGGAGCTGCGGGCTTTAAAATCCCTTACGAGCTGTTGAGGTTTGCCTTAGGCAAAAAGGAGGAAATAATAACTGAAGAAGACACCAAAGAGTTTTTCAAGCTCGTTGGGATTTCAATAGCATTAATTTTCATTGCGGCAGTAATTGAGGCAGAAATAACGTTAAAATTAGCTGTACACATGGCTTGA
- a CDS encoding ATP-binding protein, which yields MISKETWGKIIRDYLEWDVELIERDVNYTLPKIQRALVIIGPRRAGKTYFMFQIIKELLKQGIRKDETLYINLEDPRTIGTTLEDLLNLLDVYYSLFPENAKKRNYFFLDEVQTVDNWEKFVRFLLDKNQQVVVSGSSSRLLSKEIATELRGRSISLKIYPFSFKEVLKSRNIRPAPFYSTYEEAKIKKLLREYLLWGGYPEVVLDFSLRREILREIIDLTIYKDIIERWGIANIRALKLLFRMLAFSTHLSISKAYKNLKGIGINVGKTTVANYLEYLEDSLVFYPLRPLIKSYKLQELYGFKPYLVDNGLLTILGVEDKGRLLENLVFTELLKSGLEPNRNIFYYRTKNGKEADFVVRENGTVKQIIQVTHELNHSNYEREISALIEASKELKCGNLLLITWDQEELIREKGKEIRVVPLWKWLLSL from the coding sequence ATGATATCAAAGGAGACTTGGGGCAAAATTATAAGGGATTATTTGGAATGGGATGTCGAGCTTATTGAAAGGGATGTAAACTACACCCTGCCTAAAATTCAGAGAGCATTAGTCATTATTGGGCCCAGGAGAGCCGGTAAAACTTACTTCATGTTTCAGATAATCAAAGAACTTTTAAAACAGGGGATCAGAAAAGACGAGACGCTCTATATCAATTTGGAGGATCCAAGGACAATAGGCACCACACTTGAAGATCTGCTGAATCTTTTGGACGTTTACTACTCTCTATTTCCTGAAAACGCAAAGAAGCGCAACTATTTTTTCTTGGATGAAGTTCAAACAGTAGACAACTGGGAAAAGTTTGTGAGATTCCTACTTGATAAAAATCAGCAGGTAGTAGTCTCGGGTTCTTCCTCCAGACTTTTATCTAAGGAAATTGCAACCGAACTGAGGGGGAGAAGTATATCTCTAAAAATTTATCCCTTTTCATTCAAAGAAGTATTGAAATCACGGAATATAAGACCTGCTCCCTTTTACTCCACGTATGAAGAGGCAAAAATCAAAAAGCTGCTCAGGGAGTATCTCCTTTGGGGAGGCTATCCCGAGGTCGTGTTAGATTTTTCCCTCAGAAGGGAAATCCTCCGAGAGATAATCGACCTAACGATTTACAAAGATATCATTGAAAGATGGGGAATTGCTAATATCAGGGCATTGAAGCTCCTCTTCAGGATGCTCGCATTTTCCACCCATCTTTCAATTTCCAAAGCATATAAAAACTTGAAGGGCATTGGCATTAACGTGGGAAAGACAACGGTTGCAAACTATCTGGAATACTTGGAAGATTCGCTTGTGTTCTATCCTCTCAGACCTCTGATAAAGTCATACAAACTTCAGGAGCTGTATGGATTTAAGCCCTATTTAGTGGACAATGGACTTTTAACGATCCTGGGTGTTGAAGATAAGGGAAGATTGTTGGAAAACTTAGTCTTTACCGAACTTTTAAAATCAGGCTTGGAGCCGAATAGAAACATATTCTACTATAGAACAAAGAATGGAAAGGAAGCAGATTTTGTTGTACGAGAGAACGGGACAGTCAAACAAATAATTCAGGTTACTCACGAGCTTAATCACAGTAACTATGAAAGAGAAATCTCAGCTCTAATCGAAGCTTCAAAAGAGCTCAAATGTGGGAATCTGCTCCTCATAACATGGGATCAAGAGGAACTAATTAGAGAAAAGGGTAAGGAAATCAGGGTTGTGCCCCTGTGGAAGTGGCTCTTATCACTCTAG
- a CDS encoding 30S ribosomal protein S27ae: MAKKPSQKWKLYEVKDGKVTRKNRFCPRCGPGVFMANHKDRWTCGRCGYTEWKK, encoded by the coding sequence ATGGCCAAGAAGCCCTCCCAAAAATGGAAGCTTTACGAAGTCAAGGATGGAAAAGTTACAAGAAAGAACAGGTTCTGCCCAAGATGCGGTCCCGGTGTTTTCATGGCAAACCACAAGGACAGATGGACCTGCGGTAGATGCGGATACACAGAGTGGAAGAAGTGA